A stretch of Gemmatimonadota bacterium DNA encodes these proteins:
- the hutH gene encoding histidine ammonia-lyase yields the protein MADSRNSLALTGHDLTIDDVVAVSRGRSVAVHPDAIPRMERSREVVDRLVSEGRIAYGITTGFGRFKDKLISAGQVAELQLNLIRSHAAGTGPELDEETVRAMLVIRANTLAMGYSGIRTEVVQLMVDMLNAGVHPCIPGRGSLGASGDLATLAHMSLVLIGEGEAMYRSRRLDGASALQEAGLRPVILGAKEGLALTNGTTLMAGLGALLVHRATYLALTADIAAAMTLEALSGTDRAYDARVHAIRPHPRQIACAGYLRDILHGSRLLRSDNPGNVQDPYTLRCVPQVHGTVRDTIDYARWVVGIELNAANDNPLVFAGDDPDDAEVISAGNFHGEPIAVAMDSMKLALADMGNMSERRSARLVDADSNEGILPMFLTDHGGLESGLMLAQYTAAALASENKVLAHPASADSIPSGANTEDHVSMGAASVHHTLQVVENVETIVAIELIAAAQAIDFRCREPGITPEALGAGTGLAYRLIRRHVPFLDRDVPLSPLFESIRELVAKGDVVAAVGEKVEVPGPTLD from the coding sequence ATGGCTGATTCCCGGAACTCCCTGGCCCTCACCGGCCACGATCTCACCATAGACGACGTGGTCGCCGTCTCACGGGGCCGTTCGGTTGCCGTACACCCCGATGCTATTCCCCGCATGGAACGGTCCCGGGAGGTCGTGGACCGCCTGGTCTCGGAAGGGCGGATCGCCTACGGCATCACCACGGGGTTCGGCCGGTTCAAGGACAAGCTGATCTCGGCCGGCCAGGTCGCCGAACTGCAGTTGAACCTGATCCGGAGCCACGCGGCCGGGACCGGTCCGGAACTGGACGAGGAGACCGTGCGGGCCATGCTGGTTATCCGGGCCAATACGCTCGCCATGGGCTATTCAGGCATCCGGACCGAAGTCGTGCAACTGATGGTGGATATGCTGAACGCGGGCGTGCATCCCTGCATACCCGGACGTGGATCCCTCGGCGCGAGCGGCGACCTGGCGACCCTGGCCCACATGTCCCTGGTGCTTATCGGCGAAGGCGAGGCCATGTACCGGTCCCGTCGTCTCGACGGCGCGTCCGCGCTGCAAGAAGCAGGCCTCCGGCCCGTAATCCTGGGCGCCAAGGAAGGTCTGGCCCTTACGAACGGCACCACGCTCATGGCCGGCCTCGGGGCCCTGCTGGTCCACCGGGCGACTTACCTGGCCCTCACGGCGGACATCGCCGCCGCCATGACCCTGGAAGCGCTGTCAGGCACCGACCGCGCCTACGACGCGCGGGTGCACGCCATACGGCCCCACCCCCGGCAGATCGCCTGCGCGGGATACCTGCGGGACATCCTGCACGGCAGCCGGCTGCTGCGTTCCGACAATCCGGGCAACGTCCAGGATCCCTATACGCTGCGCTGCGTCCCCCAGGTACACGGCACGGTCAGGGACACGATCGATTACGCCCGATGGGTCGTGGGCATCGAACTGAACGCCGCGAACGACAATCCGCTGGTCTTCGCCGGTGACGATCCCGACGACGCGGAAGTCATCAGCGCGGGCAATTTCCACGGCGAACCCATTGCCGTCGCCATGGACAGCATGAAGCTGGCGCTCGCGGACATGGGCAACATGAGCGAGCGGCGTTCGGCCCGGCTCGTGGACGCCGATTCCAACGAAGGCATTTTGCCCATGTTCCTCACGGACCACGGCGGACTGGAAAGCGGCCTGATGCTCGCCCAATACACGGCGGCGGCCCTGGCGTCGGAGAACAAGGTGCTGGCCCACCCGGCCAGCGCCGACTCCATTCCGAGCGGCGCCAACACGGAAGACCACGTGAGCATGGGCGCGGCGTCGGTGCACCACACGCTTCAGGTGGTGGAGAACGTAGAGACCATCGTCGCCATCGAGTTGATCGCCGCGGCCCAGGCCATCGATTTCAGATGCAGGGAACCCGGAATCACCCCGGAAGCGCTGGGCGCCGGTACCGGCCTGGCATACCGGTTGATTCGCCGGCATGTCCCCTTCCTCGACCGCGACGTCCCGCTTTCTCCGCTATTTGAATCCATACGAGAACTCGTCGCTAAGGGCGACGTGGTCGCCGCGGTCGGAGAGAAGGTGGAAGTCCCCGGGCCAACGCTGGACTGA